One Bufo gargarizans isolate SCDJY-AF-19 chromosome 4, ASM1485885v1, whole genome shotgun sequence DNA window includes the following coding sequences:
- the LOC122935194 gene encoding olfactory receptor 2D2-like, with product MERGNYSQVTEFILLGFSTDPTVQVLLFQIFLILYMSTVAGNLLLIVAVRHDHRLHKSMYIFLANLSFLDICLTSITIPNMLSNFLREKKSISYSGCLIQVHGFLFLGETECVLLAFMAYDRYVAISNPLRYSVIMKTVTCIRMIEASWLTGGIISSVDIYFIYQLEYCEFTTIDHFFCEAPSLMELSCSEHLVLSVIKLVGGSILLLVPLTCILYSYTHIILAVLKIRSRRYKALSTCMSHLIIVIFFYGLAIIIYMTPERSGHLSDKLLAVFYSSVTPMLNPIIYSLRNKDVQGAIQHLWRSADLFKPHNIFSL from the coding sequence ATGGAAAGAGGAAATTACAGCCAAGTCACCGAATTCATTCTTCTCGGATTTTCCACAGACCCTACTGTACAGGTTCTGCTCTTCCAGATCTTCTTGATCCTGTATATGTCCACAGTGGCCGGGAACCTTCTGCTAATAGTGGCTGTAAGACATGATCATCGTCTACACAAGTCTATGTATATCTTTCTGGCTAATCTATCCTTTCTGGACATCTGCCTCACTTCCATTACCATTCCCAACATGCTCAGCAATTTTTTGAGAGAGAAGAAGAGTATTTCATATTCCGGTTGCTTGATTCAGGTGCATGGCTTCCTTTTCCTTGGTGAGACGGAGTGTGTTCTCCTGGCCTTCATGGCTTATGATCGATATGTTGCCATCAGCAATCCATTGCGTTACAGTGTGATTATGAAGACAGTGACTTGTATTAGAATGATAGAGGCTTCATGGTTGACTGGAGGCATCATATCATCTGTGGACATATACTTTATATATCAGCTAGAATATTGTGAATTCACCACAATTGACCACTTCTTCTGTGAAGCTCCATCATTGATGGAGCTTTCTTGCAGTGAACATTTGGTGCTCAGTGTTATTAAGCTAGTTGGGGGTTCCATATTGCTCCTGGTTCCTCTCACTTGCATCCTTTACTCCTACACTCACATAATCTTGGCCGTCCTGAAGATCCGGTCTCGAAGATACAAGGCTTTATCCACATGCATGTCCCACCTTATCATAGTAATTTTCTTCTATGGCTTGGCCATCATCATATATATGACTCCTGAACGTTCGGGGCACTTATCAGATAAACTCTTAGCTGTGTTTTATTCATCAGTCACCCCAATGTTGAACCCTATCATTTATAGCTTAAGAAATAAAGATGTTCAAGGGGCCATCCAACATTTATGGAGATCTGCCGATCTGTTTAAGCCTCACAACATATTCTCCTTATAA